One window of Opisthocomus hoazin isolate bOpiHoa1 chromosome 13, bOpiHoa1.hap1, whole genome shotgun sequence genomic DNA carries:
- the PIWIL1 gene encoding piwi-like protein 1 isoform X1 — translation MTGRARARARGRPPGQETTVPAVGAASARQTLLSQPVGHLQSQQPHVPSPASEEPGGRGQQRGPQSVPRGQNGSRPGGLQISAGFQELSLTERGGRRRDFHDLGVNTRQAVEHVQESKTGSSGVMIKLITNYFRLTSRPQWALYQYHVDYSPEMEARRLRSALLLRHEELIGKTHAFDGSILLLPKKLERKVTDVFSRTRNGEDVKITITLTNELPPTSPTCLQFYNIIFRRLLKMLNLQQIGRNYYNPSDPISIPNHRLMVWPGFTSSILQYEESIMLCMDVSHKVLRSETVLSFMYSLYYQVEEQRFRDACAKELIGLIVLTKYNNRTYRVDDIDWDANPQCTFRKADGSEISFVDYYRRQYNQEITDLDQPVLISESKRRRGSMAVVPVVLIPELCFLTGLTEKMRNDFNMMKDLAVHTRLPPEQRQREISRLIDNIQNDDNVQKELRGWGLRFDSNLLSFTGRVVQGEKILQSGKAFEYNPQLAHWSKETRGVPLICAKPLDNWLLIYTRRNYDVANTLLQNLFKVTPSMGIRMNKATMIEVDDRTDAYVKALQQSVTPDTNIAVCILSSSRKDKYDAIKKYLCIDCPIPSQCVVARTLSKPQTAMAIATKIALQMNCKMGGELWSVEIPLKQVMIVGIDCYHDTLSGKHSIAGFVASLNQTMTRWFSRCAVQGRGQELVDGLKACLQAALRDWFKWNKYLPSRIIVYRDGVGDGQLNTLVNYEVPQFLDCLKSVGKDYNPRLTVIVVKKRVNTRFFAQCAGTLKNPPPGTVVDVEVTRPEWYDFFIVSQAVRDGCVAPTHYNVIYDTSKLKPDHLQRLTYKLCHMYYNWSGVIRVPAPCQYAHKLAFLVGQSIHREPSLLLSDRLYYL, via the exons GCTCGACAGACTTTGCTGAGTCAGCCAGTTGGCCATTTGCAGTCTCAGCAGCCACATGTTCCTTCACCAGCATCAGAAGAACCTGGTGGCCGTGGACAACAGAGGGGCCCTCAGAGTGTTCCGCGAGGCCAGAATGGGAGCAGGCCAGGAG GATTACAGATTTCTGCAGGATTTCAGGAATTGTCTTTAACAGAAAGGGGTGGACGTCGTAGAGATTTCCATGATCTCGGGGTAAACACTCGGCAAGCCGTGGAACATGTTCAAGAATCAAAAACTG GTTCTTCGGGTGTTATgataaaattaattacaaattaCTTTCGTTTGACATCGCGACCCCAGTGGGCTTTATATCAGTACCACGTTGACTATAGTCCTGAGATGGAAGCACGTCGTCTTCGGTCAGCTTTGCTCTTGCGGCATGAAGAGCTAATTGGAAAGACACATGCATTTGATGGATCAATATTACTGTTGCCAAAAAAACTAGAGCGTAAG GTTACCGACGTGTTTAGTAGGACTCGAAATGGAGAGGATGTGAAGATAACAATCACGCTGACTAATGAATTGCCACCTACTTCACCTACATGTCTGCAATTTTACAACATCATTTTTAGAAG GCTTTTGAAGATGTTGAATTTGCAACAGATTGGACGTAATTATTACAACCCCAGTGACCCAATCAGCATCCCTAATCACAG GTTGATGGTTTGGCCGGGCTTCACAAGTTCTATCCTCCAGTATGAGGAAAGCATTATGTTATGTATGGATGTGAGCCATAAGGTTCTTCGCAGTGAAACAGTGTTGAGTTTTATGTACAGTCTGTATTACCAGGTTGAAGAGCAAAGATTTAGAGATGCCTGTGCTAAAGAGCTCATAGGTTTAATTGTTCTTACGAA GTACAATAACAGAACATACAGAGTTGATGACATCGACTGGGATGCCAATCCACAGTGTACCTTTAGAAAAGCAGATGGTTCTGAGATCAGCTTCGTGGACTACTACAGAAGG CAATATAATCAAGAAATTACTGACTTGGACCAGCCTGTCTTGATCAGCGAGTctaagaggaggagaggaagcatGGCGGTAGTACCTGTGGTTCTCATTCCAGAGCTGTGCTTCCTAACAG GATTAACTGAGAAGATGCGTAATGATTTTAATATGATGAAAGACTTGGCTGTTCATACACGACTGCCACCTGAGCAAAGGCAACGTGAAATTTCAAGACTTATTGACAACATCCAAAA CGATGACAACGTTCAGAAGGAACTCCGTGGCTGGGGTTTAAGGTTTGATTCTAATTTATTATCCTTTACGGGAAGAGTTGTTCAAGGAGAAAAGATCCTTCAGTCGGGAAAAGCG TTTGAGTACAATCCTCAACTTGCTCATTGGTCAAAGGAAACTAGGGGAGTGCCCTTAATCTGTGCGAAGCCTCTGGACAACTGGTTATTAATATACACACGACGCAACTATGATGTTGCTAATACATTACTTCAAAATTTGTTTAAAGTCACACCATCTATGGGAATCAGAATGAACAAGGCAACCAT gATTGAAGTAGATGATAGAACAGATGCTTATGTAAAGGCTTTACAGCAAAGTGTTACTCCTGACACAAACATA gcagTTTGTATTTTGTCTAGTTCCCGAAAGGATAAGTATGATGCTATCAAGAAATACTTATGTATAGATTGTCCCATTCCAAGTCAGTGTGTGGTTGCTCGAACTTTAAGCAAGCCTCAGACTGCTATGGCCATAGCAACAAAAATTGCCTTACAAATGAACTGCAAAATGGGTGGAGAACTTTGGAGCGTTGAGATCCCa CTGAAACAGGTGATGATTGTGGGAATTGATTGTTACCATGACACTTTATCTGGAAAGCACTcaattgcaggatttgttgctagcCTGAATCAAACAATGACCCG GTGGTTCTCCCGCTGTGCTGTTCAAGGTCGTGGGCAAGAACTTGTGGATGGGCTCAAAGCCTGCTTGCAAG ctGCTCTAAGAGACTGGTTCAAGTGGAATAAGTATTTGCCCTCTCGTATTATTGTGTATCGTGATGGCGTAGGAGATGGACAACTAAATACTTTGGTTAATTATGAAGTGCCTCAATTTCTGGATTGCTTGAAGAGTGTTGGTAAAGACTACAA tcCAAGACTTACTGTGATAGTTGTGAAGAAACGAGTGAATACCAGATTCTTTGCACAGTGTGCTGGAACACTTAAAAACCCACCCCCTGGCACTGTTGTTGATGTGGAGGTTACCAGACCAGAGTG gTATGATTTCTTTATTGTGAGTCAGGCAGTGAGAGATGGTTGTGTTGCACCCACTCACTACAATGTAATCTATGACACTAGCAAACTGAAACCAGATCATCTACAACGTTTAACCTACAAACTCTGCCACATGTACTACAACTGGTCG ggTGTTATCAGAGTACCTGCTCCTTGCCAGTATGCTCATAAACTGGCTTTCCTTGTAGGTCAGAGTATTCACAGAGAACCAAGCCTGCTGCTTTCAGACAGGCTTTATTATCTTTGA
- the PIWIL1 gene encoding piwi-like protein 1 isoform X3 gives MTGRARARARGRPPGQETTVPAVGAASARQTLLSQPVGHLQSQQPHVPSPASEEPGGRGQQRGPQSVPRGQNGSRPGGLQISAGFQELSLTERGGRRRDFHDLGVNTRQAVEHVQESKTGSSGVMIKLITNYFRLTSRPQWALYQYHVDYSPEMEARRLRSALLLRHEELIGKTHAFDGSILLLPKKLERKVTDVFSRTRNGEDVKITITLTNELPPTSPTCLQFYNIIFRRLLKMLNLQQIGRNYYNPSDPISIPNHRYNNRTYRVDDIDWDANPQCTFRKADGSEISFVDYYRRQYNQEITDLDQPVLISESKRRRGSMAVVPVVLIPELCFLTGLTEKMRNDFNMMKDLAVHTRLPPEQRQREISRLIDNIQNDDNVQKELRGWGLRFDSNLLSFTGRVVQGEKILQSGKAFEYNPQLAHWSKETRGVPLICAKPLDNWLLIYTRRNYDVANTLLQNLFKVTPSMGIRMNKATMIEVDDRTDAYVKALQQSVTPDTNIAVCILSSSRKDKYDAIKKYLCIDCPIPSQCVVARTLSKPQTAMAIATKIALQMNCKMGGELWSVEIPLKQVMIVGIDCYHDTLSGKHSIAGFVASLNQTMTRWFSRCAVQGRGQELVDGLKACLQAALRDWFKWNKYLPSRIIVYRDGVGDGQLNTLVNYEVPQFLDCLKSVGKDYNPRLTVIVVKKRVNTRFFAQCAGTLKNPPPGTVVDVEVTRPEWYDFFIVSQAVRDGCVAPTHYNVIYDTSKLKPDHLQRLTYKLCHMYYNWSGVIRVPAPCQYAHKLAFLVGQSIHREPSLLLSDRLYYL, from the exons GCTCGACAGACTTTGCTGAGTCAGCCAGTTGGCCATTTGCAGTCTCAGCAGCCACATGTTCCTTCACCAGCATCAGAAGAACCTGGTGGCCGTGGACAACAGAGGGGCCCTCAGAGTGTTCCGCGAGGCCAGAATGGGAGCAGGCCAGGAG GATTACAGATTTCTGCAGGATTTCAGGAATTGTCTTTAACAGAAAGGGGTGGACGTCGTAGAGATTTCCATGATCTCGGGGTAAACACTCGGCAAGCCGTGGAACATGTTCAAGAATCAAAAACTG GTTCTTCGGGTGTTATgataaaattaattacaaattaCTTTCGTTTGACATCGCGACCCCAGTGGGCTTTATATCAGTACCACGTTGACTATAGTCCTGAGATGGAAGCACGTCGTCTTCGGTCAGCTTTGCTCTTGCGGCATGAAGAGCTAATTGGAAAGACACATGCATTTGATGGATCAATATTACTGTTGCCAAAAAAACTAGAGCGTAAG GTTACCGACGTGTTTAGTAGGACTCGAAATGGAGAGGATGTGAAGATAACAATCACGCTGACTAATGAATTGCCACCTACTTCACCTACATGTCTGCAATTTTACAACATCATTTTTAGAAG GCTTTTGAAGATGTTGAATTTGCAACAGATTGGACGTAATTATTACAACCCCAGTGACCCAATCAGCATCCCTAATCACAG GTACAATAACAGAACATACAGAGTTGATGACATCGACTGGGATGCCAATCCACAGTGTACCTTTAGAAAAGCAGATGGTTCTGAGATCAGCTTCGTGGACTACTACAGAAGG CAATATAATCAAGAAATTACTGACTTGGACCAGCCTGTCTTGATCAGCGAGTctaagaggaggagaggaagcatGGCGGTAGTACCTGTGGTTCTCATTCCAGAGCTGTGCTTCCTAACAG GATTAACTGAGAAGATGCGTAATGATTTTAATATGATGAAAGACTTGGCTGTTCATACACGACTGCCACCTGAGCAAAGGCAACGTGAAATTTCAAGACTTATTGACAACATCCAAAA CGATGACAACGTTCAGAAGGAACTCCGTGGCTGGGGTTTAAGGTTTGATTCTAATTTATTATCCTTTACGGGAAGAGTTGTTCAAGGAGAAAAGATCCTTCAGTCGGGAAAAGCG TTTGAGTACAATCCTCAACTTGCTCATTGGTCAAAGGAAACTAGGGGAGTGCCCTTAATCTGTGCGAAGCCTCTGGACAACTGGTTATTAATATACACACGACGCAACTATGATGTTGCTAATACATTACTTCAAAATTTGTTTAAAGTCACACCATCTATGGGAATCAGAATGAACAAGGCAACCAT gATTGAAGTAGATGATAGAACAGATGCTTATGTAAAGGCTTTACAGCAAAGTGTTACTCCTGACACAAACATA gcagTTTGTATTTTGTCTAGTTCCCGAAAGGATAAGTATGATGCTATCAAGAAATACTTATGTATAGATTGTCCCATTCCAAGTCAGTGTGTGGTTGCTCGAACTTTAAGCAAGCCTCAGACTGCTATGGCCATAGCAACAAAAATTGCCTTACAAATGAACTGCAAAATGGGTGGAGAACTTTGGAGCGTTGAGATCCCa CTGAAACAGGTGATGATTGTGGGAATTGATTGTTACCATGACACTTTATCTGGAAAGCACTcaattgcaggatttgttgctagcCTGAATCAAACAATGACCCG GTGGTTCTCCCGCTGTGCTGTTCAAGGTCGTGGGCAAGAACTTGTGGATGGGCTCAAAGCCTGCTTGCAAG ctGCTCTAAGAGACTGGTTCAAGTGGAATAAGTATTTGCCCTCTCGTATTATTGTGTATCGTGATGGCGTAGGAGATGGACAACTAAATACTTTGGTTAATTATGAAGTGCCTCAATTTCTGGATTGCTTGAAGAGTGTTGGTAAAGACTACAA tcCAAGACTTACTGTGATAGTTGTGAAGAAACGAGTGAATACCAGATTCTTTGCACAGTGTGCTGGAACACTTAAAAACCCACCCCCTGGCACTGTTGTTGATGTGGAGGTTACCAGACCAGAGTG gTATGATTTCTTTATTGTGAGTCAGGCAGTGAGAGATGGTTGTGTTGCACCCACTCACTACAATGTAATCTATGACACTAGCAAACTGAAACCAGATCATCTACAACGTTTAACCTACAAACTCTGCCACATGTACTACAACTGGTCG ggTGTTATCAGAGTACCTGCTCCTTGCCAGTATGCTCATAAACTGGCTTTCCTTGTAGGTCAGAGTATTCACAGAGAACCAAGCCTGCTGCTTTCAGACAGGCTTTATTATCTTTGA
- the PIWIL1 gene encoding piwi-like protein 1 isoform X2 produces MFLHQHQKNLVAVDNRGALRVFREARMGAGQEVRKGLQISAGFQELSLTERGGRRRDFHDLGVNTRQAVEHVQESKTGSSGVMIKLITNYFRLTSRPQWALYQYHVDYSPEMEARRLRSALLLRHEELIGKTHAFDGSILLLPKKLERKVTDVFSRTRNGEDVKITITLTNELPPTSPTCLQFYNIIFRRLLKMLNLQQIGRNYYNPSDPISIPNHRLMVWPGFTSSILQYEESIMLCMDVSHKVLRSETVLSFMYSLYYQVEEQRFRDACAKELIGLIVLTKYNNRTYRVDDIDWDANPQCTFRKADGSEISFVDYYRRQYNQEITDLDQPVLISESKRRRGSMAVVPVVLIPELCFLTGLTEKMRNDFNMMKDLAVHTRLPPEQRQREISRLIDNIQNDDNVQKELRGWGLRFDSNLLSFTGRVVQGEKILQSGKAFEYNPQLAHWSKETRGVPLICAKPLDNWLLIYTRRNYDVANTLLQNLFKVTPSMGIRMNKATMIEVDDRTDAYVKALQQSVTPDTNIAVCILSSSRKDKYDAIKKYLCIDCPIPSQCVVARTLSKPQTAMAIATKIALQMNCKMGGELWSVEIPLKQVMIVGIDCYHDTLSGKHSIAGFVASLNQTMTRWFSRCAVQGRGQELVDGLKACLQAALRDWFKWNKYLPSRIIVYRDGVGDGQLNTLVNYEVPQFLDCLKSVGKDYNPRLTVIVVKKRVNTRFFAQCAGTLKNPPPGTVVDVEVTRPEWYDFFIVSQAVRDGCVAPTHYNVIYDTSKLKPDHLQRLTYKLCHMYYNWSGVIRVPAPCQYAHKLAFLVGQSIHREPSLLLSDRLYYL; encoded by the exons ATGTTCCTTCACCAGCATCAGAAGAACCTGGTGGCCGTGGACAACAGAGGGGCCCTCAGAGTGTTCCGCGAGGCCAGAATGGGAGCAGGCCAGGAGGTCAGAAAGG GATTACAGATTTCTGCAGGATTTCAGGAATTGTCTTTAACAGAAAGGGGTGGACGTCGTAGAGATTTCCATGATCTCGGGGTAAACACTCGGCAAGCCGTGGAACATGTTCAAGAATCAAAAACTG GTTCTTCGGGTGTTATgataaaattaattacaaattaCTTTCGTTTGACATCGCGACCCCAGTGGGCTTTATATCAGTACCACGTTGACTATAGTCCTGAGATGGAAGCACGTCGTCTTCGGTCAGCTTTGCTCTTGCGGCATGAAGAGCTAATTGGAAAGACACATGCATTTGATGGATCAATATTACTGTTGCCAAAAAAACTAGAGCGTAAG GTTACCGACGTGTTTAGTAGGACTCGAAATGGAGAGGATGTGAAGATAACAATCACGCTGACTAATGAATTGCCACCTACTTCACCTACATGTCTGCAATTTTACAACATCATTTTTAGAAG GCTTTTGAAGATGTTGAATTTGCAACAGATTGGACGTAATTATTACAACCCCAGTGACCCAATCAGCATCCCTAATCACAG GTTGATGGTTTGGCCGGGCTTCACAAGTTCTATCCTCCAGTATGAGGAAAGCATTATGTTATGTATGGATGTGAGCCATAAGGTTCTTCGCAGTGAAACAGTGTTGAGTTTTATGTACAGTCTGTATTACCAGGTTGAAGAGCAAAGATTTAGAGATGCCTGTGCTAAAGAGCTCATAGGTTTAATTGTTCTTACGAA GTACAATAACAGAACATACAGAGTTGATGACATCGACTGGGATGCCAATCCACAGTGTACCTTTAGAAAAGCAGATGGTTCTGAGATCAGCTTCGTGGACTACTACAGAAGG CAATATAATCAAGAAATTACTGACTTGGACCAGCCTGTCTTGATCAGCGAGTctaagaggaggagaggaagcatGGCGGTAGTACCTGTGGTTCTCATTCCAGAGCTGTGCTTCCTAACAG GATTAACTGAGAAGATGCGTAATGATTTTAATATGATGAAAGACTTGGCTGTTCATACACGACTGCCACCTGAGCAAAGGCAACGTGAAATTTCAAGACTTATTGACAACATCCAAAA CGATGACAACGTTCAGAAGGAACTCCGTGGCTGGGGTTTAAGGTTTGATTCTAATTTATTATCCTTTACGGGAAGAGTTGTTCAAGGAGAAAAGATCCTTCAGTCGGGAAAAGCG TTTGAGTACAATCCTCAACTTGCTCATTGGTCAAAGGAAACTAGGGGAGTGCCCTTAATCTGTGCGAAGCCTCTGGACAACTGGTTATTAATATACACACGACGCAACTATGATGTTGCTAATACATTACTTCAAAATTTGTTTAAAGTCACACCATCTATGGGAATCAGAATGAACAAGGCAACCAT gATTGAAGTAGATGATAGAACAGATGCTTATGTAAAGGCTTTACAGCAAAGTGTTACTCCTGACACAAACATA gcagTTTGTATTTTGTCTAGTTCCCGAAAGGATAAGTATGATGCTATCAAGAAATACTTATGTATAGATTGTCCCATTCCAAGTCAGTGTGTGGTTGCTCGAACTTTAAGCAAGCCTCAGACTGCTATGGCCATAGCAACAAAAATTGCCTTACAAATGAACTGCAAAATGGGTGGAGAACTTTGGAGCGTTGAGATCCCa CTGAAACAGGTGATGATTGTGGGAATTGATTGTTACCATGACACTTTATCTGGAAAGCACTcaattgcaggatttgttgctagcCTGAATCAAACAATGACCCG GTGGTTCTCCCGCTGTGCTGTTCAAGGTCGTGGGCAAGAACTTGTGGATGGGCTCAAAGCCTGCTTGCAAG ctGCTCTAAGAGACTGGTTCAAGTGGAATAAGTATTTGCCCTCTCGTATTATTGTGTATCGTGATGGCGTAGGAGATGGACAACTAAATACTTTGGTTAATTATGAAGTGCCTCAATTTCTGGATTGCTTGAAGAGTGTTGGTAAAGACTACAA tcCAAGACTTACTGTGATAGTTGTGAAGAAACGAGTGAATACCAGATTCTTTGCACAGTGTGCTGGAACACTTAAAAACCCACCCCCTGGCACTGTTGTTGATGTGGAGGTTACCAGACCAGAGTG gTATGATTTCTTTATTGTGAGTCAGGCAGTGAGAGATGGTTGTGTTGCACCCACTCACTACAATGTAATCTATGACACTAGCAAACTGAAACCAGATCATCTACAACGTTTAACCTACAAACTCTGCCACATGTACTACAACTGGTCG ggTGTTATCAGAGTACCTGCTCCTTGCCAGTATGCTCATAAACTGGCTTTCCTTGTAGGTCAGAGTATTCACAGAGAACCAAGCCTGCTGCTTTCAGACAGGCTTTATTATCTTTGA
- the PIWIL1 gene encoding piwi-like protein 1 isoform X4, which translates to MTGRARARARGRPPGQETTVPAVGAASARQTLLSQPVGHLQSQQPHVPSPASEEPGGRGQQRGPQSVPRGQNGSRPEGLQISAGFQELSLTERGGRRRDFHDLGVNTRQAVEHVQESKTGSSGVMIKLITNYFRLTSRPQWALYQYHVDYSPEMEARRLRSALLLRHEELIGKTHAFDGSILLLPKKLERKVTDVFSRTRNGEDVKITITLTNELPPTSPTCLQFYNIIFRRLLKMLNLQQIGRNYYNPSDPISIPNHRLMVWPGFTSSILQYEESIMLCMDVSHKVLRSETVLSFMYSLYYQVEEQRFRDACAKELIGLIVLTKYNNRTYRVDDIDWDANPQCTFRKADGSEISFVDYYRRQYNQEITDLDQPVLISESKRRRGSMAVVPVVLIPELCFLTGLTEKMRNDFNMMKDLAVHTRLPPEQRQREISRLIDNIQNDDNVQKELRGWGLRFDSNLLSFTGRVVQGEKILQSGKAFEYNPQLAHWSKETRGVPLICAKPLDNWLLIYTRRNYDVANTLLQNLFKVTPSMGIRMNKATMIEVDDRTDAYVKALQQSVTPDTNIAVCILSSSRKDKYDAIKKYLCIDCPIPSQCVVARTLSKPQTAMAIATKIALQMNCKMGGELWSVEIPLKQVMIVGIDCYHDTLSGKHSIAGFVASLNQTMTRWFSRCAVQGRGQELVDGLKACLQAALRDWFKWNKYLPSRIIVYRDGVGDGQLNTLVNYEVPQFLDCLKSVGKDYNPRLTVIVVKKRVNTRFFAQCAGTLKNPPPGTVVDVEVTRPEWYDFFIVSQAVRDGCVAPTHYNVIYDTSKLKPDHLQRLTYKLCHMYYNWSGVIRVPAPCQYAHKLAFLVGQSIHREPSLLLSDRLYYL; encoded by the exons GATTACAGATTTCTGCAGGATTTCAGGAATTGTCTTTAACAGAAAGGGGTGGACGTCGTAGAGATTTCCATGATCTCGGGGTAAACACTCGGCAAGCCGTGGAACATGTTCAAGAATCAAAAACTG GTTCTTCGGGTGTTATgataaaattaattacaaattaCTTTCGTTTGACATCGCGACCCCAGTGGGCTTTATATCAGTACCACGTTGACTATAGTCCTGAGATGGAAGCACGTCGTCTTCGGTCAGCTTTGCTCTTGCGGCATGAAGAGCTAATTGGAAAGACACATGCATTTGATGGATCAATATTACTGTTGCCAAAAAAACTAGAGCGTAAG GTTACCGACGTGTTTAGTAGGACTCGAAATGGAGAGGATGTGAAGATAACAATCACGCTGACTAATGAATTGCCACCTACTTCACCTACATGTCTGCAATTTTACAACATCATTTTTAGAAG GCTTTTGAAGATGTTGAATTTGCAACAGATTGGACGTAATTATTACAACCCCAGTGACCCAATCAGCATCCCTAATCACAG GTTGATGGTTTGGCCGGGCTTCACAAGTTCTATCCTCCAGTATGAGGAAAGCATTATGTTATGTATGGATGTGAGCCATAAGGTTCTTCGCAGTGAAACAGTGTTGAGTTTTATGTACAGTCTGTATTACCAGGTTGAAGAGCAAAGATTTAGAGATGCCTGTGCTAAAGAGCTCATAGGTTTAATTGTTCTTACGAA GTACAATAACAGAACATACAGAGTTGATGACATCGACTGGGATGCCAATCCACAGTGTACCTTTAGAAAAGCAGATGGTTCTGAGATCAGCTTCGTGGACTACTACAGAAGG CAATATAATCAAGAAATTACTGACTTGGACCAGCCTGTCTTGATCAGCGAGTctaagaggaggagaggaagcatGGCGGTAGTACCTGTGGTTCTCATTCCAGAGCTGTGCTTCCTAACAG GATTAACTGAGAAGATGCGTAATGATTTTAATATGATGAAAGACTTGGCTGTTCATACACGACTGCCACCTGAGCAAAGGCAACGTGAAATTTCAAGACTTATTGACAACATCCAAAA CGATGACAACGTTCAGAAGGAACTCCGTGGCTGGGGTTTAAGGTTTGATTCTAATTTATTATCCTTTACGGGAAGAGTTGTTCAAGGAGAAAAGATCCTTCAGTCGGGAAAAGCG TTTGAGTACAATCCTCAACTTGCTCATTGGTCAAAGGAAACTAGGGGAGTGCCCTTAATCTGTGCGAAGCCTCTGGACAACTGGTTATTAATATACACACGACGCAACTATGATGTTGCTAATACATTACTTCAAAATTTGTTTAAAGTCACACCATCTATGGGAATCAGAATGAACAAGGCAACCAT gATTGAAGTAGATGATAGAACAGATGCTTATGTAAAGGCTTTACAGCAAAGTGTTACTCCTGACACAAACATA gcagTTTGTATTTTGTCTAGTTCCCGAAAGGATAAGTATGATGCTATCAAGAAATACTTATGTATAGATTGTCCCATTCCAAGTCAGTGTGTGGTTGCTCGAACTTTAAGCAAGCCTCAGACTGCTATGGCCATAGCAACAAAAATTGCCTTACAAATGAACTGCAAAATGGGTGGAGAACTTTGGAGCGTTGAGATCCCa CTGAAACAGGTGATGATTGTGGGAATTGATTGTTACCATGACACTTTATCTGGAAAGCACTcaattgcaggatttgttgctagcCTGAATCAAACAATGACCCG GTGGTTCTCCCGCTGTGCTGTTCAAGGTCGTGGGCAAGAACTTGTGGATGGGCTCAAAGCCTGCTTGCAAG ctGCTCTAAGAGACTGGTTCAAGTGGAATAAGTATTTGCCCTCTCGTATTATTGTGTATCGTGATGGCGTAGGAGATGGACAACTAAATACTTTGGTTAATTATGAAGTGCCTCAATTTCTGGATTGCTTGAAGAGTGTTGGTAAAGACTACAA tcCAAGACTTACTGTGATAGTTGTGAAGAAACGAGTGAATACCAGATTCTTTGCACAGTGTGCTGGAACACTTAAAAACCCACCCCCTGGCACTGTTGTTGATGTGGAGGTTACCAGACCAGAGTG gTATGATTTCTTTATTGTGAGTCAGGCAGTGAGAGATGGTTGTGTTGCACCCACTCACTACAATGTAATCTATGACACTAGCAAACTGAAACCAGATCATCTACAACGTTTAACCTACAAACTCTGCCACATGTACTACAACTGGTCG ggTGTTATCAGAGTACCTGCTCCTTGCCAGTATGCTCATAAACTGGCTTTCCTTGTAGGTCAGAGTATTCACAGAGAACCAAGCCTGCTGCTTTCAGACAGGCTTTATTATCTTTGA